GACAGCACACCGGACCGCTCCACCCCCCACTCGCCGTCGAAGGTGACGGGCAGCCGCGACGCGGCGAGCGTCGCCTCCGCCTCGTCCGCGTACAGCTCGTGGTGCTCGGCGCCGTCGCGACCGCCGTTGTGCACCAGCTCCCACAGGCTCAGCGCGGTGCCGTCCGCCAGGAGGTAGGTGTGCCGGTAGGTGCTGCGATGCAGCGTCGAGCTGTGGTGCGAGGAGTGCAGGGCGGAGGAGTGGGCGAGCGCGGTCTCCAGCCGCTCGACCGTGGAATCGGGCAGCTCGAAGGAGTTGAGGGCCCGGCCCAGGAGCCGCTCGACGTGCGTCTCGGTGGTCTCGTACGGATCGTGAGGATCGTTCAAGGTGGGTCTCCAGGCCGTCGCCGCATGTCACGTGGTGCTCGCTTAACGTAGCCCCTGGGTCTGACATCGTGTCCGGGGTTCGGCAAAACGAAGGGGGAGCGCGCCAAGTTCCCGCGCGCCCTCAACTCCCTTGACCGCTGGCCTTCTTCGTATTTTCGGCCGTGGACGCCCGCGTCGCCCCTGGGGCGTAGAGCTCCGTGTACGAGGGGAACGTGCCGCCCGGCCCCGACACGCCCTCCGCCGCGAGCACGGCCCGCACGATCGCCCGGGTGACGGTGTCCGCCCCGGCCGCGAGGATCTCGTTCGGGGCCAGCGGCCCGCCCTCCGGCGGCAGCGGGCGCTCCCCGGTCGCCAGCGCGAACACCGTGTCCCCGTCGTTGAGAAGATGCACCGGACGGACGGCGCGCGCGATGCCGTCGTGCGCCGTGCCCGCGAGCTTGTGCGCCTGTGCGCGGGTGAGGTCGGCGTCCGTCGCGACCACGGCCAGCGTCGTGTTCAACGGCGGCGGCACGCTCGTCTCCCTCGCCCGCGCGAGCCGCTCCTGCGCCGCCGCATGCACGGCCGGATCCGGGTACAGGGGCGGGGGGCCTCCCCCCTCCCCCGCCCCGCCCACCCCACCCGCGCCACCCACCCCGTCCGCCCCCTCGACAGGGCCGAAGTACCGGCCGTAGAGCACGCCGGTCGTCGGGTCGATCGCGGAGCCGACCGCGTTGACGACGACCAGCGCGGCGACCGTGATGCCCGACGGCAGGACCGTGCTCGCCGTCCCGACCCCGCCCTTGAGGCCGCCGACGACGGCGCCCGTGCCCGCGCCCACCGCCCCGCACTCCACCGGCGCGCCGGCCTCCGACGCGGCCGCCGCCTCCACGGCCGCCCGGCCCGTCGACGCGTCCGGCCGGGCGCGGAAGTCCCCGCCGCGGCCCAGGTCGAACACACAGGCCGCCGGGATGACCGGCACCACGTGCGTCGGGTCCGGGCCGACCCGCACCCCGCGGCCCCGCTCCTCCAGCCAGGCCATCACCCCCGCAGCCGATTCGAGGCCGTACGCGCTGCCGCCGGTCAGCACCACCGCTTCGACCCGCTGGACCAGGTTGCGCGGGTCGAGAGCGTCCGTCTCCCGGGTGCCCGGACCGCCGCCGCGCACGTCCACGGCCGCGACGGCCCCGCCGTCCGGGGCGAGGACCACGGTGGTGCCGCTCAGTGCCCCCGGACCGGCGACCCGCGCGTGCCCCACCCGGAGGCCCGCCACATCCGTGAGCCCGTCGTACCCGCCGCCCCGTCTGCCCGCGTCCTGGTTCGTCATGTCCTCCTGCCTACCACGGGGTCAGTGCCGGGTGGCCGGGTTGCGCCGGGTCAGCGTCACCCCGACCGCGACCGTGGCCGCCGCGACCGCACCGGCGGCCGGCACCGCCCAGTGGCCGGCGAAGGTGCACACCAGGATCACGAGCGACGACACCGGAAGCACCAGCTGCTGCGCGATACCGACCTTGAAGTACCGGGCGTGCAGCACCCACACCGACAGCAGGAACACCGCGGTCGGGATCGTCACGGCCGAGGAGGCGGCGAGCGTCGAGATGTGGGCCTCACCCACCGCCTGCTCGACCGAGATCTCGATGCCCGCGCCGATCGCCGCCGCCGAAGCGAAGATCACGTAGTGCCCGTAGCCCCACAGGAACCCCTTCCCTGTCTCCGCCAGCCGGTCGTGGGCCGGGACGACGAAGTAGATCCACCATGCCGCGAAGACGATGAGCAGCCCGCCCGCCGCGATCGGGAGCACCTCGCCGAGTGCGTCGTTCTCGGTGATCCCTGACTTCACCGCCACCGTCGCCGCGGCGATGCTCTCGCCGAGCACGATGATCGTGAACAGCCCGTACCGCTCCGCGATGTGGTGCGGGTGCCACTGGGTGTTGAGGTCCTTCTCCGCGTACATCGGGACGGCCAGTTCCAGCAGCGCCATGACCACGAAGATCCATGGGCGGGCCTCTTCGGGGGCCAGGAGCAGCGCGACCCAGCCGATCTGGCAGGCGATCACTCCGCCCGCGTACCGCCGGCACATCGTCCGCTCGGCGTCCGATCCTGCGTGGTGCGCCGCGCGCAGCCACTGGCTGGCCATGGCCAGCCGCATCACCAGGTAGCCGAGGAAGACGACCAGGAAGTCGTGCTCCTGGAAGGCCCGGGAGACGCCCGCGGAGAGGATGAGGACGCCGGCGATCTGAACGAGGGTGACGACGCGGTACAGGACGTCGTCGTTGTCGTAGGCGGAGGCGAACCAGGTGAAGTTCATCCACGCCCACCAGATCGCGAAGAAGACCAGGACGTAGTAGCCGAGGCCTTCGCCGGCGTGCCCCTCGGCGACCGCGTGCACGAGCTCGGCTCCGGCCTGGGCGACGGCCACGACGAAGCACAGGTCGAAGAAGAGCTCGAGCGGCGTGGCCGCGCGATGGGACTCCTCGCGGGAGCGTGCGGTGAGCGGCAGGAACGGTTGTGTCATGCGCCCAGCACAGCAGAGGCTCACGCGGAGGGCCACGCTGGGCACGCTGTGGGCCGGGCGCCGCGGCGTACCCTGGGGGTATGAGCACCGCCCCCGCCCACGGACCGCGAGCCGAGAACCAGCCCGACGCACGTCCCAGGCCGACGCTGATCTTCGACGATCCACTGGACCAGCAGTCCGCGGACGATACGGACCGCGGGTGGGGCGAGCGGCCTCCCGGCGGTGACAGTGCCGC
This sequence is a window from Streptomyces sp. HUAS YS2. Protein-coding genes within it:
- a CDS encoding P1 family peptidase, with amino-acid sequence MTNQDAGRRGGGYDGLTDVAGLRVGHARVAGPGALSGTTVVLAPDGGAVAAVDVRGGGPGTRETDALDPRNLVQRVEAVVLTGGSAYGLESAAGVMAWLEERGRGVRVGPDPTHVVPVIPAACVFDLGRGGDFRARPDASTGRAAVEAAAASEAGAPVECGAVGAGTGAVVGGLKGGVGTASTVLPSGITVAALVVVNAVGSAIDPTTGVLYGRYFGPVEGADGVGGAGGVGGAGEGGGPPPLYPDPAVHAAAQERLARARETSVPPPLNTTLAVVATDADLTRAQAHKLAGTAHDGIARAVRPVHLLNDGDTVFALATGERPLPPEGGPLAPNEILAAGADTVTRAIVRAVLAAEGVSGPGGTFPSYTELYAPGATRASTAENTKKASGQGS
- a CDS encoding low temperature requirement protein A, whose amino-acid sequence is MTQPFLPLTARSREESHRAATPLELFFDLCFVVAVAQAGAELVHAVAEGHAGEGLGYYVLVFFAIWWAWMNFTWFASAYDNDDVLYRVVTLVQIAGVLILSAGVSRAFQEHDFLVVFLGYLVMRLAMASQWLRAAHHAGSDAERTMCRRYAGGVIACQIGWVALLLAPEEARPWIFVVMALLELAVPMYAEKDLNTQWHPHHIAERYGLFTIIVLGESIAAATVAVKSGITENDALGEVLPIAAGGLLIVFAAWWIYFVVPAHDRLAETGKGFLWGYGHYVIFASAAAIGAGIEISVEQAVGEAHISTLAASSAVTIPTAVFLLSVWVLHARYFKVGIAQQLVLPVSSLVILVCTFAGHWAVPAAGAVAAATVAVGVTLTRRNPATRH